The following DNA comes from candidate division KSB1 bacterium.
GCTGATCGAACGCGATCTGACCTCCACGACGGCAACCGTAGGCTCCGAGGTTATCAGTCGTCTGCCGGTGGAAACTCTGCAGGATGTCGTCAACCTGCAGGCCGGTGTCGTCGACGGCCATTTTCGCGGCGGCCGACGCGGTGAAGTGGCCTATCTGATTGAAGGTATCCCACTTAATGACGCCTATTCGGGTGAAAATGCATTGCAGGTGGAAAACAGCGCTATTCAGGAGCTGCAGATCATCAGCGGTACCTTTAACGCCGAATACGGCCAAGCGATGTCGGGCATTGTCAACGTCGTTACCAAAGAGGGCGGCGAGGCTTACCACGGCACTCTAAGCGCGTATGTGGGCGATTACGTTAGCCCCAATAACTCGATCTTTGAAAACATGAACGTTTTCAATCCCACCTATAATTTAGACGCTTCAATAAGCGGACCGTTGCCCCGCTTCGGCAACAAGCTGACGTTTTTTGCCTCGGGCCGCTACTTTGATACCGAAGGACATATTTACGGGAAACGGGTTTTTCTACCTTCCGATTCTTCCAACTTTCCCAGTACCGATGTGCGCGACTGGTACATCGAATCGTGGGGTGCAGGCCATCGGTTTTCCTCTGATGAAGAATTCAACCGCCTTGCCGACAGCATCCGCACCCGTGCGTCCTATGTGCCGATGAACCCAAACCGTCGCTTGTCGGGTCAATTCAAACTGGTCTTTAGGCCGAATCCGTCACACAAACTGGTCTACGAAGGACTCTATCAGCAGCAGAACTATCGTGAATATGATCATGCCTTCCGCTATAATCCGGACGGCGATTATCGTCGTCGCCAAAAAAGCAGGCATAACAGCCTTAACTATACTTACGTTCTTAGCAACCGCACTTTCTTAACAGCCAAAGCGGCAGAGTTTATAACCGATTATCGCCAGTCGGTATATGATGATCCTTATGACCGGCGCTATGTCAATCCGCAGCTGCTCAGAGCGGCAAGCGGGTCGGCATTTGTCACGGGCGGTCAAAAAATGTGGCATTTTTACCGAACTACGACGACAACGCTCGGCCGCCTCGATTTGACGTCTCAAGTTACAAATGTTCATCAAATCAAAGCGGGAGCAGAGTTCAGGCGGCATCGATTATGGCTGCGTGCCTTTGAAATACGTCTCAACCGCGATACCAATTGGAAACCCTACATTCCGGAAGAGACCAAGAATGTTCAGAATAACGATGAATACCGATTTAATCCGACTGAATTTGCTGCTTATATTCAGGACAAAATAGAGCTCAGTTATATGGTTGTCAACGCCGGTGTTCGCTTTGACTATTTCGATTCGGACGGTCGCGTACCGGAAGAGTTTTTGCAGCCGAATCGAGCGAGCCTGCTGCCGGCCAAACCGACGTCCCAGATCAGTCCGCGTTTCGGCATCTCTTATCCCATTACCGATCGAGGCGCCATCCATATATCCTACGGTCACTTTTTTCAGATTCCCAATTTCGAGTATCTTTATGTAAACCCCGATTTCGAGCTTTATGCGACGAGTGATTACGGCAGCACCAATCCGCCGGAACGCCTGCCGAATACCATCGGCAATGCGGAGCTCAAGCCGCAGCGCACGACCATGTACGAGATCGGACTGCAGCAGCAGCTCGGTGCCGATATATCACTTGACTTGACCGCTTACTTTAAAGACATCCGCAACTTGACCGGTACGGAGATTCTATACAACATCAACGGCATACGCTACGCCCGATATATCAATCGCGATTACGGCAATGTAAAGGGGCTGACGGTTTCATTCGAAAAGCGCATGCGGCAAGGGCTGGCCGCGACGGTAGACTATACCTATCAGATCGCTAAAGGCAATGCCTCAGATCCGGCTTCTGCATTTTTGGATGTTCAGGCCGGGCGCGAGCCGCAGAAACAGCTTGTGCCGTTGAACTGGGACCGCACTCATAGTCTCAATGTTTCTGCAACCCTGGGCGATCCGAACAAACAGGCCCTCAGCCTTATTGCCAAATTGGGCAGCGGTCTGCCCTACACGCCCACGGAACAGAACGTCCGCACCGCAGTCGAAAACAGCGAGCGCAAGCCGTCCTTCTACAATGTCGATCTGCATGCTTTTCGGAATTTTCCGATCGGACGGCATGAGATGACGGTTTTTATACGGATTTTCAACTTGTTCGATCGAAAAAACGAAAATGAGGTTTACAGCGATACCGGCCGGGCCAATTATTCGATAAGCGCCGCCCGCTCCGGTACGATTTTCGGTCTCAATACGCTCGAAGAATACATACGTCGCCCTGATTTCTATTCGCCGCCGCGGCAGGTCATTTTCGGCGTTTCTTATCAATTCTAAGCGGAATGAACATATGAGCAGGAAGCAGATTCATCATCTTTTGACCGCCTTGCTGCTTTGCACTGTTTCGGCGCAAGGGCAGCGCAAACCGGATCCCAACGTCGGCAGTTTGGAACATACCCGCTGGGGCTTAATGGACGGCAACCTGGTGCGCACCGTCTTTGCCAATCATGGCGAGATTGCCAACTGGGACGAGAAAGCGTGGCCTTCGGGAGAATGGCCCAAGGGTTCCGGCCATACTTATGTGGACGGCGTGGCGCTGGTGGTGGCGGCGCCGATCGTCGATGCCGCCGGTCAATATCGACACTCGGTCGTCACACGGTACCGGGAAGACATGGACGTCTCCCCCGAAGGGATTCCGTGGGGATTTGCCCCTCTGCCGGGCTACTTTAACCCCGACCCCAAAGTCAACGTCAACAATTCGCCGGCCGTCAGCAACGATCCCAATACCTGGCCGACATTTTGGCCTGACAAAGATTCGGATTGGGCTGGCCAGTGGAACGGTTTTTTCGGTAAGGGGAAAACGAACGCCGACTTGGAGGCGTATGCCGTGTTCGACGACGATCCCGACGAGGAATTCCTGTTCTATCCCGATCCGACCGACTCGTCGCGGCGCGGTTTGGGGTTGGAGGTCGCCTTTCGACTCTTTCAGTGGAATCAGGTGTTGGCCCAGGACGTCATCTTTGCCATCTATTTCATTACCAATGAAGGCAAAACAAACTATGACAGCACCTACTTTGCCTTTCACATCGACTGGGGCATCGGCGGCCATGACGATTCGGCCGACGACTGCGGCAACTACGACTTGGATCTCGACATCGCATGGGCTTTCGACGGCAACGGTTACGGAAGCCCTTACAACTGGTCGCCGGTGGGCGTGGCCGGATTCGCTTTTCTCGAAAGCCCCGGCATCTTTGGCGACGGACAGGATAATGACGGTGACGGCCTAATCGACGAACGGCGCGACAATGGCCCGGGCGTTTGGCTTGACAGCTATCCTTACGGCATTGCCGATGTGGAAGCGTTCAAAAAATTTTATCCCAATACCCAACTGCGACCGCACTGGTCAGGTGATGAAAACATAAACTGGGATTCTTACCTCGATTTGAATGAAAACGGCGTCTGGGATTTTGGGGAACCGCTCCGCGATGACCTCGGCGAGGACGGGCTGGGGCCCAATGATCCCAATTATCCCGGCCCGGATGAGGGAGAAGGCGACGGCATCCCGACGCCCGGGGAACCGGATTTCGGTTTTACCGATAAGGATGAATCGGATCAGATCGGTTTGACCGGCTTTAACGTCTTTGTGCTGCACGAATACAAGATGGAAAACGACGAAGCCTACTGGAAAGGGCTCGTCTCGGCGCCGCCGCCGCGTGACAAGTTGGTTCAGAATACCAATCTCGGTATGTTCTTCAGCTCGGGTCCGTTTCGTTTGGAAGCGGGCGAAACCCAGTTCTATTCGATGGCGCTGCTGTTCGGGGAAGACCAAAAACAGCTGGCGCGCACTAAAAAGACGATTCAGCAGATCTATAACGCCAGCTACCGCTTTGCCAAGCCGCCGGAAAAGCCGAGGGTCACGGCCGTTGCCGGCGACCGTCGCGTGGTGCTCTATTGGGACGACAAAGCGGAAAGCTCCTGGGATCCGTTTCTGCAGGAATATGATTTTGAGGGCTATCGCATCTATCGAACCACAGACCCCGAGTTCCTTGAGGCGCAAATAATCACAAACGCTTACGGCAAAAAAATACTCAAGCAGCCCATTGCGCAGTTCGATTTGAAGAACGGCATTAAAGGGCTCCATCCGATAGATGTGGACGGCATCAAGTATTACCTGGGAGATGATACCGGCCTACGCCATTACTTTATCGACACAGATGTAAAGAATGGTCAAACTTATTACTACGCCGTAGTCTCCTACGACCGCGGGCACGTCGAAACAAGCGCAACGGGCGAGTTGGCCGGCATTCCGCCGAGCGAATCGCCGAGCATCATCAAGATGAGCGCCGCAGGAGTGATCGAGTTCATGGACATCAACACGGCGGTTGTTACACCTCAGGCGCCGGCAGCCGGTTATGATCCGCCGCACTTGGCTGACGGTGTGCACCTGGAAGGCCCGGCCACTGGGTCGATCACCGTCGAGCTTCTCGATCCTACGGCGCTGCGCGACGGCCATGAATATCAAATTCAATTCAAGGACACGACGCGATTCGGCCAGGAAGCCAATCCTTGGTACAGCCTGAAGAATCTCACCACGGGGGAGCTGCTCTTCGAGGATGAACGCCTCGAGGGCGGCAAAGCGCTCTCGCCGGTGGCGGAAGGGCTGGCCGTCAGCATCGTCAATGACACCAAGGTAAAAGTAGATGAGGCGGCCACCGGTTGGGTAGAACCGCGCAGCGACGTCTGGTTCCGCGTCGGCATCGACAGCAGTCTGCTCGGCCGCCATGTCGACTATCCTGCCGATTTTGAGATCCTATTTTTCGATCACTCGGCGGATACCTCCAAAGCGTTGCTGTTCGGACAAAAAGCAATTCCTGTTAATTTTATGATCAACAATGTTACTGAAAATCGCCGGATGGAATTTTTGGTTACCGATAAAGACCGTGACGGCAGTTTTACACCGGGGGATCACGTAACGATCCTCATTGGCAACAGGCTGGGAGAACCGCTGAGCGAGCCGCGCTCCAAATTTAAAACTTCTTGGGCCGTCTTTTGGGAGGCCGGGAGTCCGGCCGCTCCACGCCCCGGCGACGTTTTCCGCATTCATACAAGCAAACCTTTCCGCAACGGCGAGACGGCGCGCTTTACAGTACGAAGCGGGCGGATGGTCCCGGACATGGCCAAGAATCAATTGGATCGGATTACGGTCGTTCCGAATCCCTATCGTGCCGCCGCATCTTGGGAAAGCCGTAGTCCTTTTCAATTCGGTCGCGGCGAGCGAAAGATCTACTTTAACAACCTGCCGCAAAAATGTACGATTCGCATTTATACGGTGCGCGGCTATCTCGTGGATACCATCGAGCATGACGGCATCGCCGAGAACGGCTCCGAAGCCTGGGATCTGCTCAGCAAGGACGGTATGGAAATCGCCTACGGCGTCTATCTTTATCATGTGGATGCACCGGGGGTCGGAACCTATGTCGGCAAGTTTGCGGTGATCAAGTAAGGCAGGATGGAAGGATTATGGATAAAATCAAAAATCGAGTCGGTTTTGCAGCGGCACTTTGCCTGCTTTTTTGCGGAGCGGCAGCTGCCGCCGATGTTTCCAAGGTCGGCATTACGGCGGCGCCCTTTTTAGAAATCGGCGCGGGTGCCCGGCCGCTCGGCATGGGCGGTGCTTTTGTCGCCACTGCCGACGACGCCGGCGCGCTCTACTGGAATCCCGCCGGACTCACTGCTGTCCGCAACATAGAGCTGCTCTTTACCAACAGCAGCTGGCTCGCAAATATCAAATACAATTTTGCCGGAATCTGTTTTCCTGTTGCCGGAGTGGGCAGTTTGGGTGCTTTTATTACCACTCTGAATTACGGCGACATGGCGGTGCGTACCACGGATCAGCCTGAAGGGACCGGAGAAATTTTCAGCGCTTCGGACCTGGCTGTCGGTGTGAGCTATGCGCGAGCCCTGACCGACCGCTTTACCATCGGTTTCAATGCCAAGTACATTCATCAATCCATTTGGCATGAGCGGGCGCACGGGATAGCGGTAGATTTCGGCACTCTGTTTGTAACCGGACTTCACGGGCTGCGCATCGGCGCTTCCCTGCTCAATTTCGGTACCGATATGCGCATGGAAGGCAAAGATCTGCTGGTGTTCTATGACGTCGATCCCTACATCATCGGCAATAACGACCGTGTTCCGGCTAATCTGCAGACAGAACATTGGCCGTTGCCTTTGACTTTCCAATTCGGGCTGGCGATGGACGTTCTCGATGACGGCTTTCATCGGCTTACACTGGCCAGCGATGCGGTTCATCCTTACGACAATACCGAATCTGTCAACCTTGGAGCCGAGTATGCCTTCCGCAAAATGTTTTTCCTGCGCGCCGGCATGCGCGACCTTTTCCTGCGCGATGGAGAGGGAGGAGCATCCTTCGGCGCGGGATTCCACCTTCGCCTGCTCGGCAATATGAACCTGCGGATCGACTACGCGTATGCGAATTTCGGTCGGCTGGACAATGCTCAGCATCTTTCCTTGACCTTAAACCTTTAGCAACATGAATCGACATGATGAAAATGAAAAACCAGCCGTGGTTCTCACCCGCCTCACGATTATGTATGCAGTAAGCCGGACCGATTGGCGCTCATGGAGATTATTCGCTGGGATTGTTCTCCTGGGGCTGCTGAACGGATGCAAAACCGAAAAAAGCGACATGAGGCAATCTTTGGTCTATTGGCCGGCTGCCAATGTCCAGGAAATCGCACTGGCGAGGCAGGCGGCTGAAGAATGGAATCGTCTTCACCCCGAACTGCCCGTTAAAGTTCAACCGATACCGGAGAGCCAATCAACCGAAGAGGTGCTGCTCGCTGCTGTCGTGGGTAAGACTACTCCGGATATCTGTTCGAACATTTGGCCGGGAATCGTCGGGCAACTCGTGCGTGCCGGTGCCGTCATTCCGCTCGATCAGTTTGCCGATTTCGACTCAGTCATCACTGCTCGACTGCCGGAAGCCCAAATCGAGCCATATCGCTATCAGGACGGGCGGTTTTATCAAATGCCGTGGAAAACCAATCCAATTATGCTGGAATACAATGTGAGCATGCTGAAGGCGGCAGGATTCGATCGGCCGCCCGCCACTTACTCGGAGTTTTTTGCCGTGGCGGAGCAGATCACCCGCGACCTTGACGGCGATGGAGATAACGACCGCTGGATGATGGCCGTCGACATCAATGTAAAATGGTGGCTGCGGTATTTTGATTTCTATACATTTTACATCGCCGCTTCAAAGGGGGAAACGTTGATCCGCGATCGAAAGGTATGCTTCGAAAATCAAGCTGCCGTAGAGGTGTTTCGCTTCTTTCAGGAAGGCTTTCGCCGCGGTTATTTCCCCAAAGCTCACTTTCAGCAGGATCCGTTCCTGGCCGGATTGGTTGCCGTGCATGTAACCGGCCCTTGGAATATTGATCATTTGAATAGATATAAGCCGGAAGGTTTCGAATTCGATTATGCGCCGATTCCGGTTCCGGACGGACATGAGGGGCCGGTCATGACCTACGGCGACCCGAAGAACATTGCAATCTTTACGACATGCCGCAACCCGAAAGCGGCCTGGCAATTCGTCAAACTCTTGGTCAGCAAAAAACAGGATTTGATGCTTCTGCAGCTGGCCAGTCAAATCCCCATCCGCCGCGATATGTTTGAGGATGTCGATTTTGCCGCTTTTTTCGCGGCACATCCCAAGCTGGAACGGTTTGCCCTGCAGGCGCCGTTTACTCGCGGTGTAGATCCGGATCCCGAGCTGCGAGAAATTTTCGACGCCATCTCCCAAGAATTCGAAGCCTGCTGCATTTTGGGGCGACGCTCGCCCGAAGAAGCGGTTCGTCGTGCCGCAGAGCGGGCGCGGGAAATTCTGCAATAGAACCTGAATGGACAGGGTGGTGCGATGAGCTTGTTTTCTTCCCAACAACGCAGCGGCTATTTGCTCATGGCGCCTTATTGGCTCCATTTCCTCTTTTTTATGGCTTATCCGCTGACTTTTTCTTTGATTTTGGTTTTTCACAAATGGGACATCTACACGCCCATGCAATGGGTCGGGCTGGGTAATTTTGCCCGGCTTTTTCGTGACGAACTTTTTTTCCAGGCCATCTTGAATACACTTCTGTTCTTAGCCATCCATATTCCGCTGCAGATCGTCTTTGCTTTGTTCTTTGCCGTGCTTCTCAACCAGAATATTCGCGGCAGAGGCTTTTACCGCGCCGTATATTTTTTGCCGGTCATTGTCTCCGGTGTCGTCGTTTCGGTTTTGTTTCAGCAGCTCTTTTCGCAGGAAACCGGGGTCCTCAACACAATTCTCTTCAAACTGGGATTGCCGAAAATTCCCTGGCTCAGCAGTCCAGAATGGGCTATGCCGTCCATTGCCGTCATGGCTACCTGGAAGAACATCGGATTTTATATTGTCCTTTTCTTGGCCGGGCTGCAGACTATCCCGACATCGCTTTATGAATCGGCGCAGATCGACGGTGCCACTTCCTGGCAGCAGTTCCGTCGCATCACGCTGCCGATGCTCAACCCAACAATGCTGTTGGTCATCATTCTATCCACTATCGGCGGATTCAGTCTGTTTATAGAGCCCTACATTCTCACAGGCGGCGGTCCCATGAATCGAACCCTTTCGGCCATGCTTTACATCTATAAACAAGCGTTCTATTTCAATCGCATGGGTTATGCCGCTACGCTGGGCTTCTTTTTTGCGCTGATCATTTTCGGCGTTGTGCTGGTGCAGCGCAAGGTCGTCGAGCGGGAGGTTTGAAGATGAAAAAGCTGTGGATTTATCTTATGCTCTCTCTGGGCGCAATCGTTTTTCTCTATCCGTTTGTGTGGATGGCATTGGCTACGGTCAAGCCGGAGATGGAGATTCTGGCGTTCAACCCGATCCCTTCCCGCCTGACGATCGAGAGCTATCGTCAGGTAGTAACCAAAATTCCCATCTTTCGTGCCCTTTTGAACAGCCTCCTGGTCAGCACCTTGATCACCGCTTCGGTCCTTTGCTTCAGCTCTATGGGGGGGTATGCCCTGGCGCGGCTCAACTTTCGCGGCAAAACCGTCATGTTCGCCGTCATTCTGTTCACGATGATGATCCCGTTTCAGCTCACGCTCATTCCGATGTACATTCTTATGGTCAAGCTGCATTGGACGGATACTTATTTGTCGCTCATCGTACCGAGTATGATCAGCGGTTTCGGGATCCTGTTGTTCCGGCAGTTTTTCCTTACCCTGCCGCAAGAGCTGATTGACGCGGCACGCGTTGACGGATTATCGGAGCTGCAGATCCTNNNNNNNNNNGTTGTCCAAGCCGGTGATCATCACCGTCGGCATTATCAGTTTTATGAATAGCTGGAATGAAGCTCTTTGGCCGCTGATTGTTATCCGCAACCAATCTCTGATGACCATGCCGCAAATGGTGACGCTCTTTACCGTCGGCGGCTTAGCCGAGTCGCAATTAGGCGTCAAGCTGGCCGCCGCCATGATTCTCGCTCTGCCGATCGTGATTGCCTATGCTTTTTTCCAAAAATATTTTGTCGAAAGTATTGCCGGAACGGGCCTCAAAGGATAAAGAGCATGCGTGGGTTGCTTTTTCAACTTTTTCTTTTGTTATCCGCCTGTAGCCGCCAAGAGATCGCCGTCAATCTTGCGCATTTAAATAGCTTATGCAGCCCGATGCGATTGAATGGGAGGCTCTGCACCATCGTACACATTTATGCTGATGCACCCGACTATAGTCCTACAGATGCGGCCGAAGAGGGGATCGCTTGCGTCGACGATGTCGCCCGCGCCGCCGTTGTTTATATGAAAGCTGCGGAAAAGGGGCTGTCTGTCGATTTCGATCGCTTAAAGGGACTGCTGCGGTTCGTTCTGTTTATGCAGACCGAGGACGGCGAGTTTTACAATTTTATCGATCGGCAGGGTTTTGTCAATACAGACGGCCCTACCAGTCGCAAATCCTTCGCCTTTTGGGCAGCCCGGGGCTATTGGGCGCTCGGCGAAGGATATACCTTTTTTCGATTTCGTGATCGCGACTTTGCAGATTCTCTCAAAACCGCTTTTCTGCGCTGCAAAAAGCCGATCAGCAACTGCCTCCAATATTATGGAACTTTTTCATACATCGGCGGGCGCCGCTATCCTGCTTGGCTGCCCCAGCGTCATGCCGCAGACGCCGCCTCGGAACTGTTGCTCGGCTTGGCTGCATTTCTGCGGGTCGAAATGGATCCCCTTCTTGCCGAGCAGGCGCGGAAACTGGCGGAAGGGATTGTTCTTATGCAGATCGAAGAACTAAAGGAATTGCGCGGCGCCTACGAATCCTGGCCCGGCGTTTGGCACGCGTGGGGAAATGCGCAAGTACAGGCTTTGTCGGTTATGGCCGGTCTGCTCAAAGACGAGCAGCTGAAGGAGGCGGCTGTTTCCGGAGGCGATTTTCTCACTCGACTGGCCGTCGGGCATCCGGTTTCTGCCTATGAATTCGAAAACGACCGGTTCATCGTCTACCCCCAAATTGCCTACGACGTCAGAACCACGGCGCTCGGCCTCTTGGAGCTTTATCGGCTCACCGGCGATGAGCGCTATGCAATTCTTGCTGCGCTGTCGGCCTCTTGGCTGACCGGTTTCAATCTCGCCCGTGAAGCAATGTACGATCGTGCGACCGGCCGTGTCTACGACGGCATCGACCCTGAGGGCGTCAACCGGAACTCCGGCGCGGAATCGACGATCGAGGGGCTGCTGACGTTACTCGAAATCGGCGCCGAGCCGCGCGCCGCCGCTTGGTTGGGGGCAAAACCGGTCGCTCCGGTTTCATCACTGTTCCAAACTAATGAGGCAAACATCCGCCTGCAGACATCTGCAGGTCGAATCGAGATCAAAAAACGAAGCGCCGAATCAACATTAGAGATCTCATGGGAAAAATACGACTAACGCTTCTGCTCCTCATGCTTATTGTCTTCTGCAGCCGTCACGAACAAATTGATGTTCTGGTGCGTGTCGGGAACCGCATCGTCACCGTCGACGATCTGACGTTACGCGCCGAGTTCAGCCCTGAGCGCTTTCTCGCCGATCGTGAATTAACTCGAGAAGAACTGTTGGAAGCGCTCATCGATGAGAAGCGGCTGGCAATGGCCGCTGAAAAGCGCCGGCTGCACCGCGATTCGTATCTGCAGCAGCTGATCGAATTTGCCGAAGATTTGGCGATTATGCGCGAGCTGTTTCGCGTGCAGGTAGCCGATCGAGTTCGCCTTCAGGGCGAGCAGATCGAACAAGCGCTCAATTGGAGCCGTCAAGAACGCAGGATTTCTTACCTCGCGTTCTTAACCATCGAAGAGGCGGAAAAGTGCCGCTCTATTTGGGAAGGAAATTCGCTGAGCGAAACCCTGCGTCGACTGGGGCGCATCGATGCCGATACCTTGGCCTATCAGCGCGTTGTGAAATGGGGTGAGCGGGAAGGACCTTTGGAGACGGCCGTCTTTTCCCTCGAAAAAGGCCGAATTTCGCCGGTAGTGCAGGACGACGGTCGCTATTACCTGCTGCGGCTGGATGATGTCCGCTATAGCGTCGAGGCAGGCGAATATGCCGAGGCGAGACGTCGTACTGCAGTGGAGCATATTCTTCGGGTGCGCGAGCAAAGTCGACTCAGCCGTCTTTATGTCGCTGAATTTATGCAACGGCAGGCTGTACACTTCGACGAGGCTCTTGTTCGACGTATCATCGATGTGTTGACGCCGATTGCTTTGCAGGAATCGAAACCGACCTCGGTATTCCGCGAGGTCCCGCTCTCGGAATCAGCGTGGGAACGCGCTCGAAGAGAATTGCAGTCTATGCAAAGCAGAGAGCTTGTGCGTTTCAACGGCGGCCGGCTGACGGTCCAAGCGTTCCTGCAGAAATGGTCGGCTTATCGGTTTCCCATTGACCGATCATCGTCTCGTGCCGTCGCCCGCAGTCTCAATGATCAATTCAGCCTGGTGATACGTGACCACCTTTTAACGCGCGAAGGCAGGCGGCGTGGTCTGCAAAAGAGTTCGGCGGTTCGGCAAGACCTGGCGCGGTGGCGGGACCATTATCTGGCGGAAGCCTTGGCGGAGCAGATAGGCCTAAAGAGGCTCCCTGTCGTACTCGACTCGCTGCGGCAGGTCTGGCCCGTTCAGGTCGACAGCTCCCGCTTTTCGCATGTAGAGTTGACCGACATCCCGTTAATAGGATTGCGGCCTGGACAATACGCTTCGCGCGTTACACCGCCTTGGCCGTCTTTTTTTAAAGAAAAATGACAAGAGATGCTTAGTAGTTCTAAAAAGATTTCTGCTGTTGTTTTCGCCTCACTTCTGCTGCCCGGTTGCCGGCAAAATTGCAATCTCGACCTGGACGAGCATTTCAGCGGCAGATACGGCCAAGTCGAAGTCGGCGGCCCCTATGTCGGCATGGAGTTTCATCACAGCCGTCCCTTGCCGTCGCGAATCAGCTTTTACTATCCGGTTGCCAACAGCCTCGATCTCAGCACTGACTATTGGCGCCGCGATCTTTCGTTGCCGTTGCAGATCGAGATCAGCTGCAGCCGCCGGGTTGCACGGTTCGGCCTCGAGCCGGCAGAATATCGTTATAGCCCTCATTCGGTCACTTTTCAGGACACTCTTTTGGGGTGCCGCATTGAACTGAGTTATGAATTCGCCGATCTGCCGACGGCCGTCGTGACATTGTCAGCGGACCCTCTGTCCGCACAGATCGATTCCTTGGAGATCGCTTTTTTGCTCGATCCCACGCTGCGTACGTGTCACACCTACGCCGTAAAGTCGCCGACCGCCGTCCTCTCGGACGCCGACAGCAGACTGGCCTGTGCTTATTATGACGATGCGGAGACAGACTCCGCGGCCGTGTTCCTGCTTTCTCTCAATGGCTTTGATTTTCGGGAACCTTTTACCTCTTCGCTCCAAACCGTCGATTCGGCTATATTGAAAGCGCGCTTTCGAACTTGCGCTTCTGCGGGCAAGCCGGTGCGCTCCCGCTGGCTGATCGGATCGTGCCGGCGAAACGAGCTGCTGCAGATTCTTGAGCGAGTCGGCCAAGAGTGGGTGAAAGGTGTGAATCGTCTGGAACAAAAGATTCTCGACGAAATCAGGAGCGCCGACTTTGTCACACCTGATCCGGTCATAAACAAGACGATGCGTTGGTCAAAGGCGACCGTCGTTGCCCTG
Coding sequences within:
- a CDS encoding peptidylprolyl isomerase; protein product: MGKIRLTLLLLMLIVFCSRHEQIDVLVRVGNRIVTVDDLTLRAEFSPERFLADRELTREELLEALIDEKRLAMAAEKRRLHRDSYLQQLIEFAEDLAIMRELFRVQVADRVRLQGEQIEQALNWSRQERRISYLAFLTIEEAEKCRSIWEGNSLSETLRRLGRIDADTLAYQRVVKWGEREGPLETAVFSLEKGRISPVVQDDGRYYLLRLDDVRYSVEAGEYAEARRRTAVEHILRVREQSRLSRLYVAEFMQRQAVHFDEALVRRIIDVLTPIALQESKPTSVFREVPLSESAWERARRELQSMQSRELVRFNGGRLTVQAFLQKWSAYRFPIDRSSSRAVARSLNDQFSLVIRDHLLTREGRRRGLQKSSAVRQDLARWRDHYLAEALAEQIGLKRLPVVLDSLRQVWPVQVDSSRFSHVELTDIPLIGLRPGQYASRVTPPWPSFFKEK